The Aeromicrobium sp. Leaf245 genome includes a region encoding these proteins:
- a CDS encoding phosphotransferase family protein, with protein sequence MTGPEGLDLDALRRWLDDQAPGLLAGPLEATLITGGKSNLTYAVSDGERDVVVRRPPLGHVLATAHDMTREHRVIDALAGTAVPVPATYGLCQDDTVIGAPFYVMERVVGTPFARAAQLVEIGEERTRTITGRMVDVLADLHAVSPDDVGLGDFGRPDGYLERQVRRWKKQLDASRSRDLPGMDDLIARLDSSIPQTSEGTIVHGDYRLDNVLVDTGPEGGDRLTAVLDWEMSTLGDPLTDVAILLAYQQLAESAADGPGAAMVTDAAKAPGYLPREEVLRRYAERSGRDVSDIDFHLALAFFKLAVILEGIHYRHAHGQTLGAGFDGIGDLIEPLIQAGLRA encoded by the coding sequence GTGACCGGACCCGAGGGGCTCGACCTCGACGCGCTCCGACGCTGGCTCGACGACCAGGCCCCCGGCCTGCTCGCCGGGCCGCTCGAGGCGACGCTCATCACCGGCGGCAAGTCGAACCTGACCTACGCCGTCTCCGACGGTGAGCGCGACGTCGTCGTGCGTCGCCCGCCCCTCGGGCACGTGCTCGCCACGGCGCACGACATGACGCGGGAGCACCGGGTCATCGACGCGCTGGCGGGCACCGCCGTGCCGGTCCCCGCGACCTACGGCCTCTGCCAGGACGACACGGTCATCGGAGCGCCCTTCTACGTGATGGAGCGGGTCGTCGGCACGCCCTTCGCCCGCGCCGCCCAGCTGGTCGAGATCGGCGAGGAGCGCACCCGCACCATCACCGGGCGGATGGTCGACGTCCTCGCCGACCTGCACGCCGTCTCCCCCGACGACGTCGGACTCGGCGACTTCGGTCGCCCCGACGGCTACCTGGAGCGGCAGGTCCGTCGCTGGAAGAAGCAGCTCGACGCCTCCCGCAGTCGCGACCTGCCCGGCATGGACGACCTCATCGCCCGGCTCGACTCGTCGATCCCGCAGACCAGCGAGGGCACGATCGTGCACGGCGACTACCGCCTCGACAACGTGCTCGTCGACACCGGCCCCGAGGGTGGCGACCGCCTGACGGCCGTCCTCGACTGGGAGATGAGCACGCTGGGCGACCCGCTCACCGACGTCGCGATCCTGCTGGCCTACCAGCAGCTCGCCGAGAGCGCGGCCGACGGCCCGGGTGCCGCCATGGTCACCGATGCCGCGAAGGCGCCGGGCTACCTCCCACGCGAGGAGGTGCTGCGCCGGTACGCCGAACGGTCCGGACGCGACGTCTCCGACATCGACTTCCACCTGGCTCTCGCGTTCTTCAAGCTGGCCGTGATCCTCGAGGGGATCCACTACCGACACGCGCACGGACAGACGCTCGGCGCGGGCTTCGACGGCATCGGCGACCTGATCGAGCCGCTCATCCAGGCTGGCCTGCGCGCCTGA
- a CDS encoding SDR family oxidoreductase produces the protein MSENRRTALVTGAAQGIGAAVAQRLAADGLAVAVVDLDEGACAGTVDAITAAGGSAIAVGADVSDAGAVDAAVERIAAELGGPTVVVNNAGIIRDNLLFKMTVDDWDAVMAVHLRGSFNTVKAAQKHMVEAKFGRIVNLSSTSALGNRGQANYSAAKAGLQGYTKTLAIELGKFGVTANAIAPGFIQTDMTAATAERIGVPFDDFIKFSAEQIPVQRVGQPDDIAHTASFLVSEGAGFVSGQVIYVAGGPKD, from the coding sequence ATGAGCGAGAACCGCCGCACCGCCCTCGTCACCGGAGCCGCCCAGGGCATCGGTGCCGCCGTGGCCCAGCGCCTGGCCGCCGACGGCCTCGCCGTCGCCGTCGTCGACCTCGACGAGGGAGCCTGCGCCGGCACCGTCGACGCCATCACCGCCGCGGGCGGGTCCGCCATCGCCGTCGGCGCCGACGTCTCCGACGCCGGTGCCGTGGACGCCGCGGTCGAGCGCATCGCCGCCGAGCTCGGCGGACCGACGGTGGTCGTCAACAACGCCGGCATCATCCGCGACAACCTGCTGTTCAAGATGACCGTCGACGACTGGGACGCCGTCATGGCGGTGCACCTGCGCGGCTCCTTCAACACGGTCAAGGCCGCCCAGAAGCACATGGTCGAGGCGAAGTTCGGCCGCATCGTGAACCTCTCGAGCACCTCGGCGCTCGGCAACCGCGGCCAGGCCAACTACTCCGCCGCCAAGGCCGGCCTCCAGGGCTACACCAAGACCCTCGCCATCGAGCTGGGCAAGTTCGGCGTCACCGCCAACGCGATCGCCCCCGGCTTCATCCAGACCGACATGACCGCGGCCACCGCCGAGCGCATCGGCGTCCCGTTCGACGACTTCATCAAGTTCAGCGCCGAGCAGATCCCCGTCCAGCGCGTGGGCCAGCCCGACGACATCGCCCACACCGCGTCGTTCCTCGTGAGCGAGGGTGCCGGGTTCGTCTCGGGCCAGGTCATCTACGTCGCCGGCGGACCGAAGGACTGA
- a CDS encoding acyl-CoA carboxylase subunit beta, which yields MTQLDVPTALDAGADAAVDSGLDAGRPHHRDVLAQRRQERTARVEPRGRRVNTARERAHLLVDEGTFVEISPLRTAGPSSGSGVVIGWGLVGGRPVVVASHDAAVASGAIGAVFAETVQRAQRIAIDRGHPIVYINDSGGARIHDGIHALHGCGGIFANNVEASRKIPQISLILGPCAGAAAYSPALTDWTIMVKEQGQMFLTGPEIVRAATGEDATADEIGGSGMHTRTSGVAHLEVDDEQAALDAARGILSFLPSHVGGPQALVEPAPARPEAVARLPHVVPDKSSIVFDMHEVLDGVLDDRPRLELSPEHAPSVLTVLAHLDGRPVGIIANQPKARGGILDAKASVKASRFVDFCARYGLPVLTFVDVPGFLPGTVEEGRGVITQGATMLRAYVEAQSPVLTVVVRKAYGGAYIAMGSRSLGADFTWAWSGSEIAVMGPGGAVALLHRRALKDAEDPDALRDELAAEYRENVARPYLAAEAGILDDVIVAEETRDRMVQALGVLAPRAQGAQA from the coding sequence ATGACGCAGCTCGACGTGCCCACCGCCCTCGACGCGGGAGCCGACGCAGCAGTCGACAGCGGGCTGGACGCCGGCCGACCGCACCACCGTGACGTCCTCGCGCAGCGACGTCAGGAGCGGACCGCCCGCGTCGAGCCCCGTGGCCGACGTGTGAACACCGCGCGCGAACGCGCGCACCTCCTGGTCGACGAGGGCACGTTCGTGGAGATCTCGCCGTTGCGCACGGCGGGACCTTCCAGCGGCAGCGGTGTCGTCATCGGGTGGGGGCTCGTCGGCGGTCGACCCGTCGTCGTCGCGAGCCACGACGCGGCGGTCGCCTCCGGGGCCATCGGAGCGGTGTTCGCCGAGACGGTCCAGCGCGCCCAGCGCATCGCGATCGACCGTGGCCACCCGATCGTCTACATCAACGACTCCGGCGGAGCGCGGATCCACGACGGCATCCACGCCCTCCACGGCTGCGGCGGCATCTTCGCCAACAACGTCGAGGCCAGCCGCAAGATCCCGCAGATCTCGCTCATCCTCGGCCCCTGCGCGGGCGCCGCGGCCTACTCCCCGGCGCTCACCGACTGGACCATCATGGTCAAGGAGCAGGGCCAGATGTTCCTCACCGGGCCGGAGATCGTCCGGGCCGCGACGGGTGAGGACGCCACCGCCGACGAGATCGGTGGCTCCGGCATGCACACCCGGACCAGCGGTGTCGCCCACCTCGAGGTCGACGACGAGCAGGCTGCGCTCGACGCGGCCCGCGGCATCCTCTCGTTCCTGCCGTCGCACGTCGGCGGTCCCCAGGCCCTCGTCGAGCCGGCGCCCGCTCGGCCCGAGGCCGTCGCGCGTCTGCCGCACGTGGTGCCGGACAAGTCGAGCATCGTCTTCGACATGCACGAGGTGCTCGACGGCGTCCTCGACGACCGTCCCCGGCTCGAGCTCAGCCCGGAGCACGCCCCGAGCGTGCTCACCGTGCTGGCCCACCTCGACGGACGCCCGGTCGGCATCATCGCCAACCAGCCGAAGGCCCGCGGCGGCATCCTCGACGCGAAGGCGTCGGTCAAGGCGTCGCGCTTCGTCGACTTCTGCGCCCGCTACGGCCTGCCCGTCCTGACCTTCGTCGACGTCCCCGGCTTCCTGCCCGGCACGGTCGAGGAGGGTCGCGGCGTGATCACCCAGGGCGCCACGATGCTGCGCGCCTACGTCGAGGCGCAGTCGCCCGTGCTCACCGTGGTGGTGCGCAAGGCCTACGGCGGCGCCTACATCGCCATGGGCTCGCGGTCGCTCGGCGCCGACTTCACCTGGGCGTGGTCGGGCTCGGAGATCGCCGTCATGGGCCCTGGTGGCGCCGTGGCGCTGCTGCACCGTCGCGCCCTCAAGGACGCCGAGGACCCCGACGCCCTCCGCGACGAGCTCGCCGCCGAGTACCGCGAGAACGTCGCCCGGCCCTACCTCGCGGCCGAGGCCGGCATCCTCGACGACGTGATCGTCGCCGAGGAGACCCGCGACCGCATGGTCCAGGCGCTCGGCGTCCTGGCACCGCGCGCCCAGGGGGCTCAGGCGTGA
- a CDS encoding mechanosensitive ion channel family protein, translating to MLGLDVNLPQSWTWESLTTSGTRIVAIIALALLLRWVARRAIGRIVKKTGEGQVPGAIANTRAGAILSDMRPGAGERRKQRAQAMGDLLGSIVGLVIAGVAFVMILDVVGVPIAPLLTSAGIVGIALGFGAQTLVKDYLAGVSMILEDQYGVGDSVDLGEASGIVEAVGLRITRLRDVNGTVWYVRNGEILRVGNQSQNWARTVLDVTVAYDSDLDVVQAILAEEAEAMYHEERFAGVIIEEPEVWGVERFDKDGVVVRVVLKTAPLQQWLVARTLRQRVKRRFDQSGIRIPSTAAVPFERTTE from the coding sequence ATGCTCGGCCTCGACGTGAACCTTCCCCAGTCCTGGACGTGGGAGTCCCTCACCACCAGCGGGACCCGCATCGTCGCGATCATCGCCCTGGCGCTGCTGCTGCGCTGGGTCGCCCGCCGGGCCATCGGTCGCATCGTCAAGAAGACCGGCGAGGGCCAGGTCCCCGGCGCCATCGCGAACACCCGCGCCGGCGCCATCCTGTCGGACATGCGCCCCGGCGCGGGCGAGCGACGCAAGCAGCGGGCCCAGGCGATGGGAGACCTGCTCGGCTCCATCGTCGGCCTGGTCATCGCCGGTGTCGCGTTCGTCATGATCCTCGACGTCGTGGGCGTCCCCATCGCGCCGCTGCTCACCAGCGCCGGCATCGTGGGCATCGCGCTCGGCTTCGGCGCCCAGACGTTGGTGAAGGACTACCTCGCCGGCGTCTCGATGATCCTGGAGGACCAGTACGGCGTGGGCGACTCCGTCGACCTCGGCGAGGCCAGCGGGATCGTCGAGGCGGTGGGCCTGCGCATCACGCGGCTGCGCGACGTCAACGGCACCGTCTGGTACGTCCGCAACGGCGAGATCCTGCGGGTCGGCAACCAGAGCCAGAACTGGGCCCGCACGGTCCTCGACGTGACCGTCGCCTACGACTCCGACCTCGACGTCGTGCAGGCGATCCTGGCCGAGGAGGCGGAGGCGATGTACCACGAGGAGCGCTTCGCCGGGGTGATCATCGAGGAGCCCGAGGTGTGGGGCGTCGAGCGCTTCGACAAGGACGGCGTGGTCGTCCGCGTCGTGCTCAAGACCGCGCCGCTGCAGCAGTGGCTGGTGGCCCGCACCCTGCGCCAGCGCGTGAAGCGGCGCTTCGACCAGTCCGGCATCCGCATCCCGTCCACGGCGGCGGTCCCGTTCGAGAGGACCACCGAGTGA
- a CDS encoding globin, which translates to MSSFYDEIGGHATIERIVDVFYAGVATDELLRPMYPEEDLGPAAERFTLFLEQYWGGPTTYSNTRGHPRLRMRHAPFAVTVAARDRWLHHFRAGLDAVQLTPEQDAQFWAYVQHAATFMVNTADEPSPDQASPGLTPTVRRGAGPVSEG; encoded by the coding sequence GTGAGCTCGTTCTACGACGAGATCGGCGGCCACGCCACGATCGAACGCATCGTCGACGTGTTCTACGCGGGCGTGGCCACCGACGAGCTGCTGCGCCCGATGTACCCCGAGGAGGACCTCGGTCCCGCGGCGGAGCGGTTCACGCTGTTCCTCGAGCAGTACTGGGGCGGGCCCACCACCTACAGCAACACCCGCGGACACCCACGACTGCGGATGCGGCACGCCCCGTTCGCCGTCACCGTGGCCGCGCGCGACCGGTGGCTGCACCACTTCCGGGCCGGGCTCGACGCCGTGCAGCTCACGCCCGAGCAGGACGCCCAGTTCTGGGCCTACGTGCAGCACGCGGCGACGTTCATGGTCAACACCGCCGACGAGCCCTCCCCCGACCAGGCCTCACCCGGACTCACGCCCACCGTTCGACGCGGCGCAGGACCGGTCAGCGAGGGCTGA
- a CDS encoding biotin/lipoyl-binding carrier protein produces the protein MSAPGTSAAKADIVSNVWKLVTEVGAQVVEGDVLAVLESMKMELPVHAPATGTVSEVLVTEGQIVQEGDTLVVIETTDQGVPTPV, from the coding sequence GTGAGCGCCCCCGGCACGTCGGCCGCGAAGGCCGACATCGTCTCCAACGTCTGGAAGCTCGTCACCGAGGTGGGAGCGCAGGTGGTCGAGGGCGACGTGCTGGCGGTCCTGGAGTCCATGAAGATGGAGCTGCCGGTGCACGCGCCGGCCACCGGCACGGTCTCCGAGGTGCTCGTGACCGAGGGCCAGATCGTCCAGGAGGGCGACACCCTCGTCGTCATCGAGACGACCGACCAGGGTGTCCCCACCCCGGTCTGA
- a CDS encoding acyl-ACP thioesterase domain-containing protein produces the protein MSNPLHDPTRLEHELPMRWADLDELSHVNNVVYLDYAPEARAVHVAAGELADRTARSISVEFLRPLLLSRTPLRVTSTDDGSRLVQEIAPATSAAPFARVTWSDAPAPDGDVPGGGEGYDVAVRRSDVGTGDVATPIAVFEYAQEARIASVARVRGAGGAGGAARFVVAQVDLTLGEPFAWQREPYPARTVVTRVGRSSFTVTTLFDEGRRGRAEAVLVGFDLQAQRSRVLDDDERAVLTEQLSPR, from the coding sequence GTGTCGAACCCGCTTCATGACCCGACCCGGCTCGAGCACGAGCTGCCCATGCGCTGGGCCGATCTCGACGAGCTGAGCCACGTCAACAACGTCGTGTACCTCGACTACGCCCCCGAGGCGCGCGCCGTGCACGTGGCCGCCGGTGAGCTGGCCGACCGTACGGCCCGCTCGATCTCCGTGGAGTTCCTGCGCCCCCTGCTGCTCAGCCGGACGCCGCTGCGGGTGACGTCCACCGACGACGGCAGTCGGCTGGTGCAGGAGATCGCTCCTGCCACCAGCGCAGCGCCCTTCGCGCGGGTCACGTGGTCGGACGCCCCGGCGCCCGACGGCGACGTGCCGGGTGGGGGAGAGGGCTACGACGTGGCGGTCCGGCGCAGTGACGTCGGGACGGGTGACGTCGCCACGCCGATCGCGGTGTTCGAGTACGCCCAGGAGGCGCGCATCGCCTCGGTGGCACGGGTGCGGGGCGCCGGTGGCGCCGGTGGCGCCGCACGCTTCGTGGTCGCCCAGGTCGACCTCACGCTCGGTGAGCCCTTCGCGTGGCAGCGCGAGCCGTACCCGGCCCGGACAGTCGTCACGCGGGTGGGCCGCTCGTCCTTCACGGTCACGACGCTCTTCGACGAGGGGCGGCGCGGACGGGCCGAGGCCGTGCTGGTCGGCTTCGACCTCCAGGCGCAGCGCTCACGCGTCCTCGACGACGACGAGCGCGCCGTGCTGACCGAGCAGCTCAGCCCTCGCTGA